Proteins found in one Mycoplasmopsis citelli genomic segment:
- a CDS encoding coiled-coil domain-containing protein — MKNKRKTLTALGVVSAVTGAGALLTTGLLLSLHSSYKVPRHQTYFFLELKKEVEKNQRALESLSISENNQNNTNEIKNLFSEIDYARQLLSNEDSSIPIMLKQRNILKQLGLKAMLSVVKEKTEQEKIINEYYQLVKEVDFLNIAKEVKNQALVSLSNTAINKFFNDIDPLIKKQNEFSFALETKVWTDYDKILKNNSETLTAEQKSTLDSAIEEILNLLGQSWYSKDALLEYGKVYDSVIKSISINKAPENKNLKAFLDNVIHIRKEIDLLKVKEQVKRDFLTRIDNYKKLALSPSPKLAITKAQEILYLNDLVNNQLDTITKIQDENNLQNSQILNQKIQDLESLDVNTNLKSLVTAQVELIKKDFSQHPQNIFNNISAATNLKTAIDNIENLIKKIKEKITEYLTNLNISSDEANSFNTQLSEIVKEKHNNINDYLEKLNNLYNRIYDNNLLNTTFKSSLKTLREQVKLSLDKGFEVDKNALVKINSKINELVDGASALKDLNDGLRILSNDLRNSNRDELRNLYNTTVSLLSGESLVAEEIKQRLKDLNSKSKPLIEPSSTAIRDDLQFLIGEYKKELQRANVNGELQKTLFKHSQVRSQIEKVFGGPEQILKSPFGRKLLEHADDLKKQAEILSLDPNPELTEKDKSKKLFDIREQLQNLQNNAQNFKDLEVAVANGNTALESSKGRTAEQVALEKEALLIKQLQDAAFESLNKAPQTKDVSDILTKLEDAIKDYKQKQASYQSTKDLDKKFEEINNVFAPYETNGKKTQTQENLIDKLKDYSKQLSNPNLSNEEREKVHTEINHLISVVSSFKDLEANNNSLKALVKDTEFLDFGTFKPDQEYANSKTLNNEIDAYLVSAFKAPFNRNEIEDKIEKIKTQTNNLSLAISVAFLRKINDELQAHKITNNALLNTSPYQEINNSIESLNVKTDELIAQNDKTSDQINELTNKLSKYKYLVIALEKSGQKLATIDQTQFPLSYQKLLESIIGIPPLVGANQPQNTLVNLDDSSFVIDSKTSILNEELAKVETRMKVESALTNLKTVYGSNEANQAIFDDAINKWEKQIRSFTAQLQDFYANKTKLALLRDEIVFYANNQEKLKNEIQKQYQDTLNEKNSQLSKYDSRAEKINLRIHAKLDAVFDEFDNLVNATNANGKKTTTIKALRAKFDELPLAFIKDLLIKRVEALKNKINNDTFYFNHHSTELKNAYSNKWRDILNNWINAINDTAQSYTSSEDVIKINGDIAKIAYLDNLATVLNDTFRSLDTIYPESTQKEFKLLQTQNPNNILFTKLLNTNVYENADVSTLYNFSTTSMIVLQNEIRSAYVEVSTLGNLKRIQVPTIAVARSSFIADLVRGDSYDPNFETQFNNKIDELINQTNNATNKNTIIDANNKFYQLLEKEDSLSKLARRAYQAKYLVRANLDAPEAGKVSIANSIQSIYDSFKDNYFELSIQEIITKDQELEEKGVLLEKFSEVYAQVEQAKDQIPTNYPDGTGTKGTGEDGRQKMEAYYDFLLNNLNTEPITQSKLFTITQTLASLEKLITLHQEKIITQTSVKDDSDYTSFTYKTGESTTYGFEDDANKLADDILESIPDTTKNASNIDNELYPKLSDNFKINYQLYLDRKQALDLIYKQAQGSDPKGIKVEQIEKITDQNGSVDTMYQQLQDKGDDFFHIQATSIQNATSNSEINQAIQAVSETNFFFDKYKMIAELIAKAKAAKDLITNAPQNVQQNQNVMQSLAKLEAEITKGEGYYYTEKDQVKLDNNIFLLKTYVERLNLATEVAQALEKLNNFNTDPNQGEYLSDQAKAPLRAIINMPFTLLNGNTNLENEEEYKRLLQTYVLSSNPQSFNVAFLNSIELQSKIQKAQEYLDSYNAQKAQNQDYEPQNIRDLYASTNAQAVTLESKIAQATSILNTMNHDEVAKVQAASQIFNSNDGILDLIFHAEKEKIEQVYKRNLALKKFMTGAYNNATQGQKQSPIIDDYEAIALEAIQDIDIATPEKLVQLNTKYSQANDKYYEQVLAVYKWEAYRYKSYKEKIQPYTNLFTNATTDNAKKEFILKVTGIDENVVTGLMEKLNPTSVDSSYKKAKESSDHISDGDDAIRAWLKEAQTVPNLVVEQLHDVGSEFLDYFQNLISITSVPLLGLTFSQFKDINEQLLVDKGTQSVGYALQLFGKLSEIQTKSSTFKRTITTDIDPNLHTQLQIGINEQGLTFEQETPTMYTNPRNNFFNKYKELATKLAIAKENLNSFVFGDSPTDNINLKSILHKFIVGENNYDGRANLDNLLKYIADPSQLNVTGVNDRFAVVKDEYNKIATPATQAETLVANLNKATSSDLDIHDAITKGFSKASILYDWMTDSNNTDLFFEYLGEVSSGILNYADILPKDSTFIKNFEDYIQGQNVLETTIRINQTDYDAKLLNQQFLRTNVNSFIGGLFEKFNVLKNDSFTFNQDNVEVYAYKEKAQNNQVTQYITQKPTNDSTIRRGYINLYFKFKKPSQLNDTNSAFASIEDFGVKFENVGINFKTLDRFIIQAGNIQNENSLNAPLFRVSDAGWNNLQAPYHLSSAFVKYSSLKARKDQSNNDFFVEKVDEPLFGTDRVSSFASGPDFRVKVKLGGQYKGYTQVGDTIYWKTLTPYVASDEDLLYQKNNLEYQRGILADSDNMTHNWRDKYQYLTPDQGQGQPTSIDQFKNLAFLPLVIGIPVRNVAGEDALLVLSWQILNRFSYDKLDLSEPVSLGTNDKLRYAYFFKPSAVGKVQWGVPGSNTVIQTQEFYSHVMNKIKYRDLVGLTFTDLTKSGLWGTDNLIELDNTNSGKGGIGYPDFYQAINTVTGRFEIQFKLH, encoded by the coding sequence ATGAAAAATAAGAGGAAAACACTCACCGCTTTAGGTGTAGTTTCTGCTGTCACTGGTGCTGGTGCGTTACTTACAACAGGGTTATTGTTATCATTACATAGTAGCTATAAAGTTCCTCGCCATCAAACTTATTTTTTCTTAGAACTTAAAAAAGAAGTTGAAAAAAATCAAAGAGCTTTAGAGTCGCTATCTATTTCCGAAAATAACCAAAATAACACCAATGAAATTAAAAATCTTTTTAGTGAAATAGATTATGCAAGACAACTTTTATCTAATGAAGATTCAAGTATTCCAATTATGCTTAAGCAACGTAATATTCTTAAGCAACTTGGTCTTAAAGCAATGCTCAGTGTTGTTAAAGAAAAAACCGAACAAGAAAAAATAATTAATGAGTATTATCAGCTAGTTAAAGAAGTTGATTTTTTAAATATTGCTAAGGAAGTAAAAAATCAAGCATTAGTTTCTTTAAGTAATACAGCTATTAATAAGTTTTTTAACGATATTGATCCGCTAATTAAGAAACAAAATGAATTTTCATTTGCCCTTGAAACTAAAGTATGAACTGATTATGATAAAATCCTTAAAAACAATTCAGAAACTTTAACTGCAGAACAAAAATCAACTTTAGACTCAGCTATTGAAGAGATTTTGAATTTGTTAGGACAAAGTTGATATTCCAAAGATGCACTTCTTGAATATGGGAAAGTTTATGATAGTGTTATTAAGTCTATTAGCATTAACAAAGCCCCAGAAAATAAAAACTTAAAAGCTTTCTTAGATAATGTTATTCATATTAGAAAAGAAATTGACTTGCTTAAAGTTAAAGAACAAGTCAAAAGAGATTTTTTAACTCGCATTGATAATTATAAAAAACTCGCATTAAGTCCTTCGCCAAAATTAGCAATAACAAAAGCTCAAGAAATACTTTATTTAAATGATTTAGTTAATAATCAGCTTGATACTATCACCAAAATTCAAGACGAAAATAATCTTCAAAACTCACAAATACTAAATCAAAAAATTCAAGATTTGGAAAGTCTTGATGTTAATACAAATTTAAAATCTTTAGTTACTGCTCAAGTTGAGTTAATTAAAAAAGATTTTAGTCAACACCCACAAAATATTTTTAATAACATTTCAGCAGCAACTAATTTAAAAACTGCAATTGATAATATTGAAAATTTAATTAAGAAAATTAAAGAAAAAATCACCGAGTATTTAACCAATTTAAATATTAGTTCAGATGAGGCTAATAGTTTTAATACACAATTAAGCGAAATTGTTAAAGAAAAACATAACAATATTAACGATTATTTAGAAAAGCTAAATAATCTTTATAATCGCATTTATGATAACAACTTATTAAACACTACTTTTAAAAGCTCCCTTAAAACACTTCGAGAACAAGTAAAATTATCGCTTGATAAAGGATTTGAGGTTGATAAAAATGCTTTAGTAAAGATTAATTCTAAAATTAATGAGTTAGTTGATGGAGCTTCAGCACTTAAGGATTTAAATGATGGATTAAGAATTTTAAGCAATGATTTAAGAAACTCTAATCGGGATGAATTGAGAAATTTATACAACACTACAGTATCACTATTAAGCGGAGAAAGTCTTGTTGCTGAAGAAATTAAACAACGTCTTAAAGATTTAAATTCAAAATCCAAACCATTAATTGAACCTTCTTCAACAGCAATTAGAGATGATTTGCAGTTTTTAATTGGTGAGTATAAAAAAGAGCTTCAGCGTGCCAATGTTAACGGAGAGTTGCAAAAAACCTTGTTTAAACACTCTCAAGTTAGGTCGCAAATTGAGAAAGTTTTTGGTGGCCCAGAGCAAATTTTAAAATCACCATTTGGAAGAAAATTACTTGAACATGCTGATGATCTTAAAAAACAAGCTGAAATTCTTTCGCTAGATCCTAATCCTGAATTAACTGAAAAAGATAAAAGTAAAAAACTTTTTGATATTCGAGAACAATTACAAAATTTACAAAATAATGCCCAAAACTTTAAAGATCTTGAAGTAGCAGTTGCAAACGGAAATACTGCCCTTGAATCTTCAAAAGGAAGAACCGCTGAACAAGTAGCCTTAGAAAAAGAAGCATTGCTAATTAAACAACTTCAAGATGCAGCTTTTGAATCTCTTAATAAAGCTCCACAAACAAAGGATGTTTCTGATATTTTAACTAAGCTTGAAGATGCGATTAAAGATTATAAACAAAAGCAAGCTTCATATCAATCAACTAAAGATTTAGACAAGAAATTTGAAGAAATTAACAATGTTTTTGCTCCTTATGAAACTAATGGTAAAAAAACCCAAACTCAAGAAAATTTAATCGATAAACTTAAAGATTACTCAAAACAACTAAGTAATCCAAATTTAAGTAATGAAGAGCGTGAAAAAGTTCATACAGAAATTAATCACTTAATTAGTGTTGTTTCATCATTTAAAGATCTTGAAGCTAACAATAATTCTCTTAAAGCATTAGTTAAAGATACTGAGTTTTTAGATTTTGGTACTTTTAAACCAGATCAAGAATATGCTAATTCAAAAACCCTTAATAATGAAATTGATGCTTATTTAGTAAGTGCTTTTAAAGCACCTTTTAATCGTAATGAAATAGAAGATAAAATCGAGAAAATTAAAACTCAAACCAATAATCTTTCTCTTGCTATTTCAGTGGCATTTTTAAGAAAAATTAACGATGAACTTCAAGCTCATAAAATTACTAATAATGCTCTTTTAAATACATCTCCATACCAAGAAATTAATAATTCAATTGAAAGCTTAAATGTAAAAACAGATGAGTTAATTGCTCAAAATGATAAAACAAGCGATCAAATTAATGAGCTTACTAATAAATTATCTAAATACAAATATTTAGTGATTGCTCTTGAAAAAAGTGGTCAAAAATTAGCAACCATTGATCAAACTCAATTTCCCCTTTCATATCAAAAATTGCTAGAATCAATTATTGGCATTCCTCCATTAGTTGGAGCAAATCAGCCCCAAAATACACTGGTTAATTTAGATGATAGTAGTTTTGTTATTGATTCAAAAACTTCCATTTTAAATGAAGAATTAGCAAAAGTAGAGACTCGAATGAAAGTTGAAAGTGCTTTGACAAATTTAAAAACTGTTTATGGAAGTAATGAAGCCAATCAAGCTATTTTTGATGATGCAATTAATAAATGAGAAAAACAAATTCGTTCATTTACTGCACAATTACAAGATTTTTATGCTAATAAAACAAAATTAGCTTTACTTAGAGATGAAATTGTTTTCTATGCAAATAATCAAGAAAAACTTAAAAATGAAATTCAAAAACAATATCAAGATACTCTCAATGAAAAAAATTCTCAACTTTCTAAGTATGACTCTCGTGCAGAAAAAATTAATCTTCGTATTCATGCCAAACTTGATGCAGTTTTTGATGAATTTGATAATTTAGTCAACGCAACTAATGCAAATGGTAAAAAAACCACAACAATTAAAGCTTTAAGAGCTAAATTTGATGAGTTACCACTAGCTTTTATTAAAGATTTATTAATTAAAAGAGTTGAAGCTCTTAAAAATAAAATTAATAATGATACATTTTATTTTAATCACCATTCAACTGAGTTAAAAAATGCTTACTCAAATAAATGAAGAGATATTCTTAATAATTGAATTAATGCAATTAATGATACTGCTCAAAGCTACACTTCTTCAGAAGATGTTATCAAAATTAATGGTGATATTGCTAAAATCGCTTATTTAGATAACCTAGCGACTGTATTAAATGATACTTTTCGCTCTTTAGATACTATTTACCCAGAAAGCACACAAAAAGAATTTAAACTGCTTCAAACTCAAAATCCTAATAATATTTTATTTACGAAACTTTTAAATACTAATGTTTACGAAAATGCTGATGTATCAACTTTATATAATTTCAGCACTACTTCAATGATTGTTTTACAAAATGAAATTCGTTCTGCTTATGTTGAAGTTAGTACTTTAGGAAATCTTAAACGAATACAAGTTCCGACAATTGCAGTAGCAAGATCTAGTTTCATAGCTGACTTAGTTAGAGGTGATTCATATGATCCAAATTTTGAAACACAATTTAATAATAAAATCGATGAGTTAATTAATCAAACCAATAATGCAACTAATAAAAACACCATTATTGATGCAAATAATAAGTTTTACCAATTACTAGAGAAGGAAGATTCTTTATCTAAACTTGCAAGAAGAGCTTATCAAGCAAAGTATTTAGTTAGAGCAAATTTAGATGCTCCAGAAGCAGGAAAAGTGAGTATTGCTAATTCAATTCAAAGTATTTATGACTCTTTTAAAGATAATTACTTTGAATTGAGTATCCAAGAAATTATTACTAAGGATCAAGAACTTGAAGAAAAAGGTGTTTTATTAGAAAAATTCTCTGAAGTTTATGCACAAGTTGAGCAAGCAAAAGATCAAATTCCAACTAATTATCCAGATGGAACCGGTACTAAAGGAACCGGAGAAGATGGTAGACAAAAAATGGAAGCTTACTATGATTTTCTTCTTAATAATTTAAACACCGAACCAATTACTCAAAGTAAACTTTTTACAATTACCCAAACACTAGCTTCACTGGAAAAACTAATTACTCTTCATCAAGAAAAAATCATCACTCAAACAAGTGTTAAAGATGATAGTGATTATACAAGTTTTACCTATAAAACCGGAGAATCTACTACTTATGGATTTGAAGATGATGCAAATAAATTAGCTGATGATATTTTAGAAAGCATTCCGGATACAACCAAAAATGCTTCTAATATTGACAATGAATTGTATCCAAAATTATCGGATAACTTTAAGATTAATTATCAGTTATATTTAGATAGAAAACAAGCCCTTGATTTAATTTATAAACAGGCTCAAGGTTCTGATCCAAAAGGAATTAAAGTTGAGCAAATTGAAAAAATTACCGATCAAAATGGTTCTGTTGATACAATGTATCAGCAATTACAAGATAAAGGCGATGACTTTTTCCACATTCAAGCAACAAGTATTCAAAATGCCACCAGCAATTCTGAAATTAATCAGGCTATTCAAGCAGTATCTGAAACAAACTTTTTCTTTGATAAATATAAAATGATTGCTGAATTAATTGCAAAAGCAAAAGCAGCAAAAGATTTAATTACCAATGCCCCACAAAATGTGCAACAAAACCAAAATGTTATGCAATCACTTGCTAAATTAGAAGCAGAAATAACTAAAGGAGAAGGATATTATTACACCGAAAAAGATCAAGTAAAACTTGATAATAATATTTTCTTGTTAAAAACTTATGTTGAGCGTTTAAATTTAGCAACAGAAGTAGCTCAAGCTTTAGAAAAGCTTAATAACTTTAACACTGATCCAAATCAAGGTGAGTATTTAAGTGACCAAGCTAAAGCTCCACTTAGAGCTATTATAAATATGCCCTTTACTTTACTTAATGGAAATACTAATTTAGAAAACGAAGAAGAATACAAACGTTTATTGCAAACCTATGTACTTAGTTCAAATCCGCAATCATTTAATGTAGCTTTCTTAAATTCCATAGAATTGCAAAGTAAAATTCAGAAAGCACAAGAATATTTAGATTCATATAATGCTCAAAAAGCACAAAATCAAGATTATGAACCACAAAATATTCGAGATTTATATGCAAGCACAAATGCTCAAGCAGTAACTTTAGAATCCAAAATAGCTCAGGCAACAAGTATTTTAAATACAATGAATCATGATGAAGTTGCTAAAGTGCAAGCAGCTTCGCAAATTTTTAACTCTAATGATGGAATTTTAGACTTAATTTTCCATGCTGAAAAAGAAAAAATTGAGCAAGTTTATAAAAGAAATTTAGCTTTGAAAAAATTTATGACTGGTGCATATAATAATGCAACCCAAGGTCAAAAACAAAGTCCTATAATAGATGATTACGAAGCAATTGCACTTGAAGCAATTCAAGATATTGACATAGCTACTCCTGAAAAACTTGTTCAGTTAAATACTAAATATTCGCAAGCAAATGATAAATATTATGAGCAAGTTCTTGCAGTGTATAAATGAGAAGCATATCGTTACAAATCATATAAAGAAAAAATTCAACCATATACAAATTTATTTACTAACGCTACTACTGATAATGCTAAAAAAGAATTTATTTTAAAAGTTACTGGAATAGATGAAAATGTGGTTACAGGTTTAATGGAAAAACTAAATCCAACATCAGTTGATAGTTCATATAAAAAGGCTAAAGAAAGCTCTGATCATATTAGTGATGGTGATGATGCCATTCGAGCGTGATTAAAAGAAGCACAAACTGTTCCAAATTTAGTAGTTGAACAACTTCATGATGTTGGATCAGAATTTTTAGATTATTTTCAAAATTTAATTTCAATTACTTCAGTTCCTTTGCTAGGATTAACTTTTAGTCAATTTAAGGATATTAATGAACAGTTGCTTGTTGATAAGGGTACTCAAAGTGTTGGATATGCACTTCAATTATTTGGCAAATTAAGTGAAATTCAAACTAAAAGTTCAACATTTAAAAGAACAATAACAACTGATATTGATCCAAATTTACATACACAACTGCAAATTGGAATTAATGAACAAGGGTTAACATTTGAACAAGAAACCCCAACAATGTATACTAATCCAAGAAATAATTTCTTTAATAAATACAAGGAATTAGCAACTAAATTAGCTATTGCAAAAGAAAATCTTAATAGCTTTGTATTTGGAGATAGTCCTACTGATAATATTAATTTAAAGAGCATCTTGCATAAATTTATTGTTGGTGAAAATAATTATGATGGAAGAGCTAATTTAGATAATTTATTAAAATATATTGCCGATCCAAGTCAATTAAATGTTACTGGAGTAAATGACCGATTTGCAGTAGTTAAGGATGAATATAACAAAATCGCAACCCCAGCTACGCAAGCAGAAACTTTAGTTGCTAACCTAAATAAAGCAACTTCAAGTGATTTAGACATTCATGATGCTATAACTAAAGGATTTTCTAAAGCTTCTATTTTATATGATTGAATGACTGATTCTAATAACACTGATTTATTTTTTGAATATTTAGGAGAAGTATCAAGTGGAATTTTAAATTATGCTGATATTCTTCCGAAAGATTCAACTTTTATTAAGAATTTTGAAGATTATATTCAAGGCCAAAATGTTCTAGAAACTACTATTAGAATTAATCAAACTGATTATGATGCAAAATTACTTAATCAACAGTTTCTTCGAACAAATGTAAATTCATTTATTGGTGGATTGTTTGAAAAATTTAATGTTTTAAAAAACGATAGTTTTACTTTTAATCAAGATAATGTAGAAGTTTATGCTTACAAAGAAAAAGCTCAAAATAATCAAGTAACTCAATATATAACTCAAAAACCAACAAATGATAGCACAATTCGTAGAGGGTATATTAATTTATATTTTAAATTTAAAAAACCTTCTCAATTAAATGATACAAATAGTGCTTTTGCTAGCATTGAAGATTTTGGGGTTAAATTTGAAAATGTCGGAATTAATTTTAAAACCTTAGATCGCTTTATTATTCAAGCTGGAAATATTCAAAATGAAAATAGTTTAAATGCTCCACTTTTCAGGGTTTCAGATGCAGGATGAAACAATTTACAAGCACCATATCACCTATCAAGTGCCTTTGTAAAATATTCATCTTTAAAAGCTCGTAAAGATCAAAGTAATAACGATTTCTTTGTAGAAAAAGTTGATGAACCACTTTTTGGAACCGATAGAGTATCTAGCTTTGCTAGCGGACCAGATTTTAGGGTTAAAGTTAAATTAGGAGGTCAATATAAAGGATATACTCAAGTTGGAGATACCATTTATTGAAAAACTTTAACACCATATGTGGCTTCAGATGAGGATCTTTTATATCAAAAAAATAATTTAGAGTATCAAAGAGGAATTCTTGCTGATAGTGATAATATGACCCATAATTGAAGGGATAAATATCAATACTTAACACCAGATCAAGGTCAAGGTCAGCCAACAAGTATTGATCAATTTAAAAACTTAGCATTTCTTCCACTTGTTATTGGAATTCCGGTAAGAAACGTAGCTGGAGAAGACGCCTTATTAGTGCTTTCATGACAAATTTTAAACCGCTTTAGTTATGATAAATTAGATTTAAGTGAACCCGTTTCACTAGGGACAAATGATAAATTAAGATATGCATATTTCTTTAAACCTAGTGCTGTAGGAAAAGTTCAATGAGGAGTGCCCGGTTCAAATACCGTTATTCAAACTCAGGAATTTTATTCACATGTAATGAATAAAATTAAGTACCGTGATTTAGTCGGTTTAACTTTTACTGATTTAACAAAATCAGGATTATGAGGAACAGATAACTTAATTGAATTAGATAATACCAATTCAGGAAAAGGTGGAATTGGATATCCTGATTTTTATCAAGCAATTAATACAGTAACAGGACGTTTTGAAATTCAATTTAAACTACATTAA
- a CDS encoding MAG1430 family protein, whose amino-acid sequence MKKITDKFKMIILGGTASVLLAAIIGTSVAISKNSSSSVKNATLADFEFTSNKDLSTLLASDYATENKTHNIQVNSKYWTEELFFKNFPTSSDLAQREFILRAKNGTLLNAFKDKFLIEFHSYANDLEGELFLKVTLTDFISKIGTPQKTEKIFTLKGFKKVNFESQKQYLFVNSADAKLHGLVDFNSLTQIKDKYNQDNTNDKEALLKSIVSFDLPNSTLIDYSKSVVSFDDKNITIKPYLLAKVNFANLNNLDQISTLSSTNESFFGPEISVNLQNYFDIKNDWGNKVSLSAVTKKLSELTLEEIEKSYDLKTSLFKELKLDNIPAGNTYKFQQNINKNGDEVIFRYDVYSSQQLLIYTGLIKLKKDQFKNS is encoded by the coding sequence ATGAAAAAAATCACTGATAAATTCAAAATGATAATTTTAGGAGGAACTGCATCAGTATTGCTTGCAGCAATTATTGGTACATCAGTAGCTATTTCTAAAAATTCTAGTAGCAGTGTTAAAAATGCTACTTTAGCAGATTTTGAATTTACTTCAAATAAAGATTTATCTACTTTATTAGCTTCTGATTATGCTACTGAAAATAAAACTCACAATATTCAGGTAAATTCCAAATATTGAACCGAAGAATTATTCTTTAAAAATTTTCCTACTTCAAGCGATTTAGCTCAAAGAGAATTTATCCTTAGAGCTAAAAATGGAACATTATTAAATGCTTTTAAAGATAAATTTTTAATCGAATTTCATTCATATGCTAATGATTTAGAAGGAGAGTTGTTTTTAAAAGTAACACTAACTGATTTTATTTCTAAAATTGGGACCCCTCAAAAAACTGAAAAAATTTTCACTTTAAAAGGCTTTAAAAAAGTAAATTTTGAGAGCCAAAAGCAATATTTATTTGTAAATTCTGCAGACGCTAAGCTTCATGGACTGGTAGATTTTAATTCACTAACACAAATAAAGGATAAATATAATCAAGATAATACAAATGATAAAGAAGCTCTTTTAAAATCAATTGTAAGTTTTGATTTACCTAATTCAACCTTAATTGATTATTCAAAAAGCGTTGTAAGTTTTGATGATAAAAACATCACAATTAAACCGTATTTACTAGCTAAAGTAAACTTTGCTAATTTAAATAATTTAGATCAAATTTCAACGTTATCATCAACTAATGAATCGTTCTTTGGTCCAGAAATTTCGGTAAATTTACAAAATTACTTTGACATTAAAAATGATTGAGGAAACAAAGTATCTTTAAGTGCAGTTACCAAGAAACTTTCTGAGTTAACTCTTGAAGAAATTGAAAAATCTTATGATTTAAAAACATCGCTTTTTAAAGAATTAAAACTTGATAATATCCCAGCTGGGAATACTTATAAATTCCAACAAAACATTAACAAAAATGGCGATGAAGTTATCTTTAGATATGATGTTTATTCTTCGCAACAATTACTAATTTATACCGGTTTAATTAAACTTAAAAAAGATCAATTTAAAAATTCATAG
- the pyk gene encoding pyruvate kinase — MHVQKRTKLVATIGPSSDSYSVLKSLVENGVTCVRANFSHGSQEEQLNKFLIAKKLSKDLAIPLSIMLDTKGPEIRVGKMKDGAQVIKSGSIITVYTTADKYQSLEGSSTEITVAYDMSKDLAVGNQVLLDDGKLSTVVEEVGQGYVKVKAENTHTLKTNKRINLPGVEFSLPFLADKDVSDVLFGIKNGINYVAASFVNSAKNVLELRKLLDDNNGKHVQIISKIESYLGVKNIDEIIKYSDGIMVARGDLGLEIPYYDVPYYQKRIIRKCRETGKPVIVATQMLDSMENTPHPTRAEVTDVYYAVELGADSTMLSGESANGSFPLEAVKTMTAISKKAEKEFYSRQYYDKQLDMNLKNSDANDVRTLIAYSIANRTKTGEYKFVVVLSKTGTLIKSIAKFRPNATVVGIVDDQLLLNGFGIYSGVYVSLESAKLFAEIKADHSNGQDALSPFSPRKGDKFLVVENTKITEHVVK; from the coding sequence ATGCATGTACAAAAAAGAACAAAATTAGTTGCCACAATTGGCCCTTCAAGTGATAGTTATTCAGTGTTAAAATCACTTGTAGAAAATGGAGTTACTTGTGTTAGAGCTAATTTTTCACACGGAAGTCAAGAAGAACAATTAAACAAATTTTTAATCGCTAAAAAATTATCAAAAGACTTAGCAATTCCCCTCTCAATAATGCTTGATACTAAAGGTCCAGAAATTCGAGTTGGAAAAATGAAAGATGGAGCTCAAGTTATTAAGTCAGGAAGCATCATAACTGTATATACAACTGCAGATAAATATCAATCTTTAGAAGGAAGTTCAACTGAAATTACTGTTGCTTATGATATGTCTAAAGATCTAGCAGTTGGAAATCAAGTATTGCTTGATGATGGAAAACTCTCAACAGTTGTTGAAGAAGTGGGACAAGGTTATGTTAAAGTTAAAGCCGAAAACACTCACACCTTAAAAACTAATAAACGTATCAATTTACCAGGGGTTGAATTTAGCTTACCATTTTTAGCTGATAAAGATGTTAGTGATGTTTTATTTGGAATTAAAAATGGTATTAATTATGTAGCGGCTTCATTTGTTAATTCAGCAAAAAATGTTTTAGAACTAAGAAAATTACTTGATGATAATAATGGAAAACATGTGCAAATTATTTCTAAAATTGAATCATATTTAGGAGTAAAAAACATTGATGAAATTATCAAATATTCAGATGGAATTATGGTCGCACGTGGAGATTTAGGGCTTGAAATTCCTTATTATGATGTTCCATATTATCAAAAACGAATTATTAGAAAATGTCGTGAAACTGGGAAACCAGTTATTGTTGCAACTCAAATGCTTGATTCAATGGAAAATACTCCTCATCCAACTCGAGCTGAAGTAACTGATGTGTATTATGCTGTTGAGCTTGGAGCTGATTCAACAATGCTTTCAGGAGAAAGCGCTAATGGTTCATTCCCACTTGAAGCTGTTAAAACTATGACAGCTATTAGCAAAAAAGCCGAAAAAGAATTCTACTCAAGACAATATTATGACAAACAACTTGATATGAACTTAAAGAATTCAGATGCTAATGACGTAAGAACTTTAATTGCATATTCAATTGCAAATCGTACCAAAACTGGTGAGTATAAGTTCGTTGTGGTCCTTTCAAAAACTGGAACTTTAATTAAATCAATTGCTAAATTTAGACCAAATGCCACTGTAGTAGGAATTGTTGATGATCAATTATTGCTCAATGGCTTTGGAATATATTCAGGAGTTTATGTTTCTTTAGAATCAGCAAAATTATTTGCTGAAATTAAAGCTGATCATAGCAATGGTCAAGACGCTCTATCTCCTTTTAGTCCACGTAAAGGCGATAAATTCCTTGTAGTTGAAAACACTAAAATTACAGAACATGTTGTAAAATAA